The proteins below are encoded in one region of Ascaphus truei isolate aAscTru1 chromosome 10, aAscTru1.hap1, whole genome shotgun sequence:
- the PALMD gene encoding palmdelphin, which translates to MEEAELLKERLLAITDKRKLQEDIAQKRHKVEEEKLKLHHLKKKALRERWLLDGLSTLTPTEQEEMLRQNQEDQQKTNLLECNITRHEQEIEALEKAEVQLSAKEVRVLQRLKSVERTTEDIIKEVKAKVREEPVNDIYAGIPDLPASFKPIFIKRMETAQQENGEEHRKALFALEIKVAKDVKTGESTVLSSIPVNSAEFKAPGVKVYDDGRKSVYAVSAEGSVTKNGMDTLAPVEVEDLLRKATKKSSQSPTEYHEPVFSNQYGSSAGHKGDMSPKTNGHNSPLKETYENGCSQNTFSGSNLKGKLTKEKSSYPKASRDTSQSIKGTPEEPIYCHSQPSRITQRESPIQDKTEHQMKTRENHHEAMFMNSGNTTDNSSGFEDDLQCSIVHATPCYVDDSEPVTMIFMGYQHADDNESKPISDYEGIIHAELVVIDDDEDDDKMGEEQGMKGLAYPPITQQNQVFRPATPNDVVKKLPNQNINLTLNNRIPYKNSISLQEQEASLGRPNSSLPTKQIIDDGTEDPSLTALRIRMAKLGKKVI; encoded by the exons ATGGAAGAAGCTGAATTGCTGAAGGAGAGACTCCTCGCCATAACT GATAAGAGGAAGTTGCAAGAAGATATTGCACAAAAACGGCATAAAGTTGAAGAAGAGAAATTAAAACTCCATCATTTAAAG AAAAAGGCCCTTCGGGAAAGATGGCTTTTGGATGGATTAAGTACCCTGACTCCAACGGAGCAAGAAGAAATGCTGAGACAGAATCAGGAAGACCAGCAGAAGACGAACCTTCTGGAATGCAATATAACCAG GCATGAGCAAGAAATCGAGGCGCTTGAAAAGGCAGAAGTGCAGCTCTCTGCTAAAGAAGTGCGCGTGCTACAGAGACTGAAGTCTGTTGAACGAACTACAGAAGACATTATAAAG gaagTAAAGGCAAAAGTTCGAGAAG AACCAGTTAACGATATTTATGCCGGTATACCTGACCTTCCCGCGTCCTTTAAACCGATATTCATAAAGAGAATGGAGACTGCACAGCAAGAGAATGGCGAGGAGCACAGAAAAG CTTTGTTTGCTTTGGAAATTAAGGTTGCAAAAGACGTGAAGACTGGAGAAAGCACAGTGTTGTCGTCAATACCAGTTAACTCCGCTGAGTTTAAAGCCCCCGGAGTAAAAGTGTATGATGATGGTAGGAAGTCTGTGTATGCAGTGAGCGCTGAGGGAAGTGTAACAAAAAATGGGATGGATACGCTCGCTCCCGTTGAAGTAGAGGACCTTTTAAGGAAGGCAACGAAAAAAAGCTCACAGTCTCCTACTGAGTATCATGAACCTGTATTTTCGAACCAGTATGGTAGCTCCGCTGGTCATAAAGGTGACATGTCCCCAAAAACGAATGGCCACAACTCGCCTCTCAAAGAGACATATGAAAATGGTTGTAGTCAGAATACGTTCTCAGGGAGTAATCTTAAAGGAAAACTGACTAAAGAAAAGAGCTCTTATCCTAAAGCATCAAGAGACACATCTCAAAGCATAAAAGGGACCCCAGAAGAGCCAATATATTGTCATAGTCAACCAAGCAGAATAACACAAAGAGAGTCACCAATACAAGACAAGACTGAGCATCAGATGAAAACAAGGGAGAATCACCATGAGGCAATGTTCATGAACTCCGGAAACACTACAGACAATTCTTCAGGTTTTGAAGATGATCTGCAATGCAGTATCGTTCACGCCACACCTTGTTATGTCGACGACTCTGAACCAGTTACTATGATCTTCATGGGATATCAGCATGCCGATGACAACGAAAGCAAACCCATTTCAGATTACGAAGGGATCATCCATGCTGAACTGGTTGTCATCGATGATGACGAGGACGATGACAAAATGGGTGAAGAGCAGGGCATGAAGGGTCTTGCCTATCCTCCAATCACCCAACAAAACCAAGTGTTTAGGCCTGCTACACCAAATGACGTAGTAAAGAAATTACCAAACCAGAATATAAATCTAACTTTGAATAATCGGATACCCTACAAGAACTCGATATCCTTACAAGAACAAGAAGCAAGCTTAGGCCGTCCTAACTCTTCCCTTCCAACCAAACAGATCATAGATGACGGTACTGAAGATCCATCATTAACAG CCTTGAGAATCCGAATGGCGAAGCTGGGGAAAAAAGTCATCTAA